Proteins from a single region of Chloroherpeton thalassium ATCC 35110:
- the cas4 gene encoding CRISPR-associated protein Cas4, with protein MSDRLSDFRVTGTMVNYYFVCQRKLWLFTHDVQMEHESDLVKQGRLIDETSYPEKRHNVQIQNTISLDFLDIKDGVIHEVKKSDAMEEAHFWQVRYYIYFLKQIGITGTRGEIDYPKLKQRKTVFLSEQDEKELEQIIANIRQVKCSEEMPGTIHKRFCRKCAYFEFCWT; from the coding sequence TGTCCGATTTCCGAGTAACGGGCACGATGGTGAATTACTATTTTGTTTGTCAAAGAAAGCTATGGCTTTTTACGCACGATGTGCAGATGGAGCACGAATCTGATTTGGTGAAGCAAGGACGGCTAATAGATGAGACAAGTTATCCTGAGAAACGGCACAATGTACAAATTCAAAATACAATTTCGCTTGATTTTTTAGACATAAAAGACGGCGTGATTCACGAAGTGAAAAAATCGGATGCGATGGAGGAAGCACATTTTTGGCAAGTTCGGTACTATATTTATTTTTTAAAACAAATAGGTATAACTGGCACGCGCGGCGAGATTGACTATCCGAAACTAAAGCAGCGCAAAACGGTTTTTCTTTCTGAGCAGGATGAAAAAGAGCTGGAGCAGATAATCGCAAATATTCGACAGGTCAAGTGTTCTGAAGAAATGCCGGGAACGATTCACAAGCGCTTTTGTAGAAAGTGTGCTTACTTTGAGTTTTGCTGGACTTAG